A genome region from Megalobrama amblycephala isolate DHTTF-2021 linkage group LG16, ASM1881202v1, whole genome shotgun sequence includes the following:
- the LOC125248625 gene encoding gastrula zinc finger protein XlCGF57.1-like isoform X2 has product MEFIKEEIEDMNISEPSRIKHEDTEEQIDWMEMKPQKHELNEAEEEKQSIKTQRTKDNKPYTCSQCGKSFSQKGNLNIHMRIHTGEKPFTCTQCEKSFSRKGNLKIHMRIHIGEKPFTCTQCGKGFAGESGLINHLRIHSGEKQCDRYGKDFNSSSNLKKHLKVHSDERTFVCSLCGMRFSSLYHFKLHKKTHKEVRDHVCLECGKSFTTAGELKQHQRIHTGEKPYKCSYCDKSFTRSENLKVHERVHTGEKPYRCTQCEKTFKSKTDLKNHLLRHSGEKPFNCDQCGKKFISSSHLKQHLNVHSGERPYLCSFCGKSFSWLDSLKLHQKSHNEVRDHLCSECGKSFTRADYLKEHQRIHTGEKPYKCSYCDKSFAQSAHLKSHERVHTGEKPYCCTRCEKSFRHLSSLLTHVKIRCK; this is encoded by the exons atggagtttattaaagaggagattgaAGACATGAATATTTCAGAACCAtccagaataaaacatgaagatactgaggaacaaatag actGGATGGAGATGAAaccacaaaaacatgaactgaaTGAAGCAGAGGAGGAAAAGCAGAGCATCAAAactcaaagaacaaaagataaTAAGCCATAcacctgctctcagtgtggaaagagtttcagtcaaaaaggaaaccttaatatacatatgagaattcacactggagaaaaaccgtttacatgcactcagtgtgaaaagagttttagtcgaaaaggaaaccttaagatacacatgaggattcacattggagaaaaaccgtttacatgcactcagtgtggaaagggtTTTGCTGGTGAATCAGGTCTCATAAATCATCTGCGCATTCACTCTGGAGAAAAACAGTGTGATCGGTATGGTAAAGATTTTAATTCGTCATCAAATCTAAAAAAACACCTAAAAGTTCATTCAGATGAAAGGACTTTTGTGTGTTCTCTCTGTGGAATGAGATTTTCAAGTCTTTATCATTTTAAACTGCACAAGAAAACACATAAAGAAGTGAGGGATCATGTGTGTTTggagtgtgggaagagctttactACAGCTGGTGAACTGAAACAGCAccaaagaattcatactggagaaaaaccttacaagtgctcaTATTGTGACAAGAGTTTCACTCGTTCTGAAAACCTGAAAGTACATGagcgagttcatactggagagaagccgtatcGCTGTACacagtgtgagaagactttcaAATCTAAAACTGATCTCAAGAATCATCTACTTCGTCACTCTGGAGAAAAGCCATttaactgtgatcagtgtggtaaaaaatttatttcatcatcacatttaaaacaacaccTAAACGTTCATTCAGGTGAAAGGCCTTATCTGTGTTCtttctgtggaaagagtttttcatggCTGGACAGTTTAAAACTCCACCAGAAATCACATAATGAAGTGAGAGATCATTTGTGTTCggagtgtgggaagagttttacTAGAGCTGACTATCTGAAAGAACATcaaagaattcatactggagaaaaaccttacaagtgctcaTATTGTGACAAGAGTTTTGCTCAGTCTGCACACCTGAAATCGCATGagcgagttcatactggagagaagccgtactgTTGTACTCGGTGTGAGAAGAGTTTTAGACATTTATCAAGCCTTCTCACTCATGTGAAAATACGTTGCAAGTGA
- the LOC125248625 gene encoding gastrula zinc finger protein XlCGF57.1-like isoform X1, with protein MEFSKEETEDMSDPEPSRIKHEETEEQIDWMEMKPQKHELNEAEEEKQSIKTQRTKDNKPYTCSQCGKSFSQKGNLNIHMRIHTGEKPFTCTQCEKSFSRKGNLKIHMRIHIGEKPFTCTQCGKGFAGESGLINHLRIHSGEKQCDRYGKDFNSSSNLKKHLKVHSDERTFVCSLCGMRFSSLYHFKLHKKTHKEVRDHVCLECGKSFTTAGELKQHQRIHTGEKPYKCSYCDKSFTRSENLKVHERVHTGEKPYRCTQCEKTFKSKTDLKNHLLRHSGEKPFNCDQCGKKFISSSHLKQHLNVHSGERPYLCSFCGKSFSWLDSLKLHQKSHNEVRDHLCSECGKSFTRADYLKEHQRIHTGEKPYKCSYCDKSFAQSAHLKSHERVHTGEKPYCCTRCEKSFRHLSSLLTHVKIRCK; from the coding sequence actGGATGGAGATGAAaccacaaaaacatgaactgaaTGAAGCAGAGGAGGAAAAGCAGAGCATCAAAactcaaagaacaaaagataaTAAGCCATAcacctgctctcagtgtggaaagagtttcagtcaaaaaggaaaccttaatatacatatgagaattcacactggagaaaaaccgtttacatgcactcagtgtgaaaagagttttagtcgaaaaggaaaccttaagatacacatgaggattcacattggagaaaaaccgtttacatgcactcagtgtggaaagggtTTTGCTGGTGAATCAGGTCTCATAAATCATCTGCGCATTCACTCTGGAGAAAAACAGTGTGATCGGTATGGTAAAGATTTTAATTCGTCATCAAATCTAAAAAAACACCTAAAAGTTCATTCAGATGAAAGGACTTTTGTGTGTTCTCTCTGTGGAATGAGATTTTCAAGTCTTTATCATTTTAAACTGCACAAGAAAACACATAAAGAAGTGAGGGATCATGTGTGTTTggagtgtgggaagagctttactACAGCTGGTGAACTGAAACAGCAccaaagaattcatactggagaaaaaccttacaagtgctcaTATTGTGACAAGAGTTTCACTCGTTCTGAAAACCTGAAAGTACATGagcgagttcatactggagagaagccgtatcGCTGTACacagtgtgagaagactttcaAATCTAAAACTGATCTCAAGAATCATCTACTTCGTCACTCTGGAGAAAAGCCATttaactgtgatcagtgtggtaaaaaatttatttcatcatcacatttaaaacaacaccTAAACGTTCATTCAGGTGAAAGGCCTTATCTGTGTTCtttctgtggaaagagtttttcatggCTGGACAGTTTAAAACTCCACCAGAAATCACATAATGAAGTGAGAGATCATTTGTGTTCggagtgtgggaagagttttacTAGAGCTGACTATCTGAAAGAACATcaaagaattcatactggagaaaaaccttacaagtgctcaTATTGTGACAAGAGTTTTGCTCAGTCTGCACACCTGAAATCGCATGagcgagttcatactggagagaagccgtactgTTGTACTCGGTGTGAGAAGAGTTTTAGACATTTATCAAGCCTTCTCACTCATGTGAAAATACGTTGCAAGTGA